One stretch of Dokdonia sp. Hel_I_53 DNA includes these proteins:
- a CDS encoding Nif3-like dinuclear metal center hexameric protein: MKVHQVSVLLNDWAPLAYAEDFDNVGLLVGNTHQKVSNILVSHDALENVVDEAIRKDCNLIVCFHPIIFSGLKRLVGQNYVQRSVQKAIKNDIAIYAVHTGLDNMSKGVNFAMCNALDIDFPKILIPKKNHILKLTTYIPHTHTEQLLSALFDAGAGSIGNYDECSFTTKGNGTYRGNELSNPVLGEKGKRHTEPETQISISFEKHLQSKILNTLIATHPYEEVAYEVTTLQNALQTVGMGMIGDLKDKMSEKAFLAFAKAKFKTGNIRHSQLTGNSIQKVAVLGGSGAFAIEAAISQGADALITADLKYHDFYKAENKIILLDVGHYESERFTKNLIAGYLTEKISTFAIILSEENTNPINYF, translated from the coding sequence ATGAAAGTACATCAAGTTTCAGTTTTATTAAACGATTGGGCACCACTTGCCTATGCAGAAGACTTTGACAATGTGGGATTGCTCGTGGGGAATACTCATCAAAAGGTCAGTAATATATTAGTATCACATGATGCCTTAGAAAATGTAGTGGACGAGGCTATACGTAAGGATTGTAATCTTATAGTATGTTTTCACCCTATCATATTTTCTGGACTAAAAAGATTAGTGGGGCAAAATTACGTGCAGCGATCGGTGCAAAAAGCAATAAAAAATGATATCGCGATCTATGCAGTACACACCGGGTTAGATAATATGAGTAAAGGGGTAAATTTTGCAATGTGCAACGCACTAGATATTGATTTTCCAAAAATTTTAATCCCTAAGAAAAACCACATTCTAAAATTAACTACCTATATACCTCATACCCATACGGAACAACTTCTTTCAGCTCTTTTTGACGCTGGAGCAGGAAGTATAGGTAATTACGATGAATGTAGTTTTACTACAAAAGGTAATGGAACATACCGTGGAAACGAGCTTTCCAATCCTGTCTTAGGCGAAAAAGGGAAACGCCACACAGAACCCGAAACCCAAATAAGCATCAGTTTTGAAAAGCATTTACAATCTAAAATTTTAAACACACTCATCGCGACACATCCTTACGAAGAGGTTGCATATGAAGTTACGACGCTTCAAAATGCCTTGCAGACAGTTGGCATGGGGATGATAGGAGATTTAAAAGATAAAATGTCTGAAAAAGCTTTTCTCGCTTTCGCGAAAGCTAAATTTAAAACAGGCAACATCCGTCACTCACAATTAACAGGTAACTCCATACAAAAAGTTGCCGTTTTAGGAGGTAGTGGTGCTTTTGCTATTGAAGCTGCTATCTCACAGGGCGCTGACGCTCTTATTACAGCAGATTTGAAATATCACGATTTCTATAAAGCAGAAAATAAGATCATTTTGCTAGATGTAGGTCATTATGAAAGTGAACGTTTTACTAAAAACTTAATAGCCGGTTATCTTACAGAAAAAATTAGTACTTTTGCAATCATTTTATCAGAGGAAAATACCAATCCTATCAACTATTTTTAA
- a CDS encoding zinc ribbon domain-containing protein produces MAKKKEATVEEKLRALYDLQLIDSRVDEIRNVRGELPLEVEDLEDEVAGLNKRIEKLENDLTLVEDSIKAKKIQIDDSKAAIKKYSAQQENVRNNREFNALSKEVEFQELEIQLAEKNIREFKAQIEQKGEVITQTKERLAERETHLKHKKGELDAILAETEKEEKALLKKSADYEKEIEDRLVKAYKRIRASVRNGLAVVPIERGASGGSYFTIPPQVQVEIAGRKKIITDEHSGRILIDGDLAAEQQEKMDRLFKKL; encoded by the coding sequence ATGGCAAAGAAGAAAGAAGCAACAGTAGAAGAAAAACTACGCGCGCTTTACGATTTACAACTTATAGATTCACGTGTAGATGAAATACGCAATGTACGTGGAGAATTACCTCTTGAGGTAGAAGACCTTGAAGATGAAGTAGCAGGCCTTAATAAACGCATAGAAAAACTAGAGAATGATCTTACCTTGGTAGAAGACTCTATTAAGGCTAAGAAAATTCAGATAGATGATTCTAAAGCTGCCATTAAAAAATATTCTGCTCAGCAAGAAAACGTACGTAACAACCGTGAGTTTAATGCCTTAAGCAAGGAGGTTGAGTTTCAAGAATTAGAAATCCAACTTGCAGAGAAAAACATCCGTGAGTTTAAAGCACAAATTGAGCAAAAGGGAGAGGTTATCACACAGACTAAAGAACGTCTAGCTGAGCGCGAAACTCACCTTAAGCATAAAAAAGGTGAATTAGATGCCATTCTCGCAGAAACAGAAAAAGAAGAAAAAGCATTACTTAAGAAAAGTGCTGACTACGAGAAAGAAATTGAAGATCGTCTTGTAAAAGCATATAAGCGCATTCGTGCAAGTGTGCGCAATGGCCTTGCTGTTGTACCTATTGAGCGTGGAGCATCTGGAGGCTCATACTTTACTATCCCACCACAAGTTCAGGTAGAGATAGCTGGTCGCAAAAAAATTATTACAGATGAGCATTCTGGTCGTATTCTAATTGATGGGGATCTCGCTGCAGAACAACAAGAAAAAATGGATCGTTTATTTAAAAAATTATAA
- the rsfS gene encoding ribosome silencing factor: protein MAKKEKNTDQLIAKIVEGIEDVKGQNIDILDLREIENTVCDYFIICDGTSNTQVGAIVNSIQKTASKALQEKPWHVEGLENSEWILMDYVNVVVHVFQKHIREFYDIESLWGDAKITSIPTNY, encoded by the coding sequence ATGGCAAAAAAGGAAAAGAACACAGATCAATTAATAGCTAAAATTGTTGAAGGAATTGAAGATGTGAAAGGTCAGAATATTGATATATTGGACCTTAGGGAGATAGAAAATACGGTTTGTGATTATTTTATCATTTGTGATGGAACTTCAAACACACAAGTGGGTGCTATAGTAAATTCTATCCAAAAAACCGCTAGTAAAGCTCTTCAAGAAAAACCTTGGCATGTAGAAGGTTTAGAAAATTCAGAATGGATTCTTATGGATTATGTAAATGTGGTTGTACATGTTTTTCAAAAACATATTAGAGAATTTTATGATATTGAGAGCCTATGGGGAGATGCAAAAATCACTTCTATTCCCACAAATTATTAA
- a CDS encoding response regulator, translating to MNAILVRFLFALLLAYPLVSTAQKRESPEETLTNDKIDSLLQRALIAVSDLNYEKAIDLLTYSRDLSLRINHTKRVGLASGTLAKLYFQLHNYEKAEIENKRAIEAQLEVNSIDLLGQSYLTAAQIANIRSQEKQFQEYIARGLSILEDSERLDLKSQLLILKADILRKENDHTEAIRIYNKAINLVQLENYAYLRAEAKAKKSLSLSAAGRLEEADEELLEVESFLEGENYPNLKRSLYLAKNLIAQGRGNYREAYDNLKKYYSFLQNYTSEDITSTSLPTKNNKQLEEMVASLDKDIVREEDRSSKAMRLTLVLSIALCSILALLTLSLYKNNNLRAKANELLQAKNVELIIARDNAEKASMVKAQFLSTITHELRTPMYAVTGLTHLLLSENPTPEQKKHLDSLKFSGEYLLSLINNILDLNKLEANKVEVEETPFNIRKRIEDVLFALGKSARDKGNKLNLEFDPDIPEELLGDPLMISQILINLVGNAIKFTKDGEVTIRVQKVAQTEADIRLHFEIQDNGEGISKKKQKTIFQNFTQGSVAINRKFGGTGLGLSIVKNLLDLLNSKISLQSTLGKGTTFKFDLKYNLIQSGQNENTPTTLSYDIDYNSLENRHILVVEDNKINQMITRKILEKNKMTCETADNGEIAIEKTKSSDFDLILMDIHMPGIGGIEATKQIREFNPKIPILALTAVTIDENIDEFHKVGFNDIIPKPYKVEEFFQKIQNSLRNSKVLS from the coding sequence ATGAACGCAATATTAGTACGTTTTCTATTTGCGCTCCTCCTTGCTTATCCACTAGTAAGTACCGCCCAAAAGAGAGAGAGCCCAGAAGAAACACTTACAAATGATAAAATTGACTCTCTACTTCAGAGAGCTCTTATTGCTGTTTCAGATCTTAATTATGAAAAAGCAATAGATTTACTTACATATTCTCGTGATTTATCTTTAAGAATTAATCACACAAAACGTGTTGGTCTTGCCTCAGGGACTCTTGCAAAGCTTTATTTCCAACTTCATAACTATGAAAAAGCAGAAATAGAGAATAAAAGAGCTATCGAGGCTCAGTTAGAGGTGAATAGCATTGATTTATTAGGACAATCCTATCTTACAGCAGCGCAAATTGCTAATATCCGAAGTCAAGAAAAACAATTCCAAGAATATATTGCTCGAGGCTTATCCATTCTTGAAGATAGTGAAAGGCTTGATCTAAAGTCACAGCTTCTCATTCTCAAAGCCGATATTTTAAGAAAAGAGAATGATCATACGGAAGCTATACGAATTTACAATAAGGCTATCAATCTTGTTCAATTAGAAAACTACGCGTATTTAAGAGCAGAAGCAAAAGCTAAAAAATCCCTTAGCTTAAGTGCTGCTGGTAGACTAGAAGAAGCCGATGAAGAATTACTTGAAGTTGAAAGTTTTCTAGAAGGGGAAAATTATCCGAATCTAAAAAGATCGCTGTACTTAGCAAAAAATCTCATCGCCCAAGGAAGAGGAAATTATAGAGAAGCGTATGACAATTTAAAAAAATACTATTCTTTTTTACAAAACTACACAAGCGAAGATATCACCAGTACATCTTTACCCACTAAAAATAACAAACAGTTAGAGGAAATGGTCGCCTCTTTAGATAAAGATATAGTAAGAGAAGAAGATCGATCCTCAAAGGCAATGCGTCTCACATTGGTGCTTTCTATAGCACTTTGCTCAATACTCGCATTACTCACGCTTTCACTTTACAAGAACAATAATCTAAGAGCAAAGGCAAATGAACTTTTACAAGCCAAAAATGTTGAACTTATAATTGCTCGTGATAATGCAGAAAAGGCTTCTATGGTAAAGGCTCAATTCTTATCGACCATTACGCATGAATTGAGAACGCCTATGTATGCTGTTACTGGTCTTACGCATTTGTTACTTAGTGAGAACCCTACTCCAGAACAAAAAAAACATCTAGATTCATTAAAATTTTCTGGAGAATATCTTTTATCTCTTATTAACAATATACTTGACCTAAATAAGCTTGAGGCAAATAAAGTAGAGGTAGAAGAGACTCCCTTCAACATCAGAAAGCGTATTGAAGACGTACTCTTTGCGTTGGGTAAGTCTGCTAGAGATAAAGGAAATAAATTAAATCTAGAATTTGATCCAGATATCCCTGAGGAATTGTTAGGTGACCCTTTAATGATTTCTCAAATTCTTATTAACCTTGTTGGAAATGCAATAAAATTTACTAAAGATGGCGAGGTAACTATTCGAGTTCAAAAAGTAGCGCAAACTGAAGCGGACATACGACTACATTTTGAAATCCAAGATAATGGAGAAGGAATATCTAAGAAAAAACAAAAAACAATTTTTCAAAATTTCACTCAGGGGTCTGTAGCCATTAATAGAAAGTTTGGAGGTACTGGATTAGGGCTTTCCATTGTCAAAAATTTACTAGACCTACTCAACAGTAAAATATCATTACAAAGTACTTTAGGTAAAGGCACAACTTTTAAGTTTGACTTAAAGTATAATCTAATACAAAGCGGCCAGAATGAAAATACTCCTACTACCCTTTCATACGATATAGATTACAACTCCTTAGAGAATAGGCATATTCTTGTTGTAGAGGATAATAAAATTAATCAAATGATTACACGTAAGATTTTAGAGAAAAATAAGATGACGTGTGAGACAGCAGATAATGGGGAGATAGCAATTGAAAAGACAAAATCTTCTGATTTTGACTTAATTCTAATGGATATTCATATGCCTGGTATTGGTGGTATTGAAGCAACTAAACAAATTCGAGAGTTTAATCCAAAAATTCCAATTCTAGCTTTAACAGCAGTCACTATTGATGAAAATATTGATGAATTTCATAAAGTAGGCTTTAATGATATTATTCCTAAGCCTTATAAAGTAGAAGAGTTTTTTCAAAAGATTCAAAACTCACTTAGAAATAGCAAGGTACTTTCTTAA
- a CDS encoding LUD domain-containing protein, whose amino-acid sequence MSLFSKLFKSSSKLDDPQEYRGKEIRSKYMPEVDTPADERFTKNFIINGGRFLYALNMDEVQENFDNILLENDWYEKEAFCIDDHLKTMFDGYNLNYGHNVESEFFLTTCESLVASDGSLLVCSKQLKELKLHDLPKDVIVFGKTSQIVNTIGEGLRIIKNHNAGSIPTNITTIKNFESKEDEKDFMTYGSSTKNLYLLLLEDL is encoded by the coding sequence ATGAGTCTATTTAGTAAATTATTTAAATCATCATCTAAATTAGACGACCCCCAAGAATATAGAGGAAAAGAAATACGTAGTAAATATATGCCAGAAGTAGATACTCCGGCAGACGAGCGTTTCACAAAGAACTTTATAATAAATGGCGGTCGATTTCTTTATGCCCTTAATATGGATGAAGTGCAAGAGAACTTTGATAACATACTTCTTGAAAATGATTGGTATGAAAAAGAAGCCTTTTGTATAGATGATCATTTAAAGACTATGTTTGATGGCTATAATTTAAATTATGGTCACAATGTAGAATCTGAGTTTTTTCTCACTACTTGTGAAAGTCTAGTGGCAAGTGACGGATCACTTTTAGTATGTTCTAAACAGCTTAAAGAGCTAAAATTACATGATCTGCCTAAAGATGTTATTGTTTTTGGTAAGACAAGTCAAATTGTTAATACAATAGGTGAAGGCCTCCGTATTATAAAAAACCATAATGCAGGGAGTATCCCTACCAATATCACAACCATAAAGAATTTTGAGTCTAAGGAAGATGAGAAAGATTTTATGACCTATGGAAGCAGTACAAAAAACCTTTATTTACTGCTTTTAGAAGACCTATAA
- the gap gene encoding type I glyceraldehyde-3-phosphate dehydrogenase yields the protein MSKIKIAINGFGRIGRTVFRLIENHPQLEVVAINDLADAKTLSHLLKYDSIHGVSAKEISFRESVLIVNKKEIPLYNFEDIELIPWKNSQPDIVIESTGKFKTKKELEKHIVSGAKKVILSVPPADEDIPMVVLGVNNGDLDGTETIISNASCTTNNAAPMVQIIDKLCGIDQAYITTIHSYTTDQTLHDQPHRDLRRSRAASQSIIPTTTGAAKALTKIFPHLASVIGGCGIRVPVPNGSLTDITFNVKKDTTIEEVNMAMKKASLGRYKDILAFTEDPIVSIDIIGNPHSCVFDAQMTSVIGKMVKIIGWYDNEMGYSSRIVDLILQISTK from the coding sequence ATGAGCAAGATTAAAATTGCAATTAACGGTTTTGGCCGCATAGGACGCACTGTCTTTAGACTCATTGAAAATCATCCTCAACTTGAGGTGGTAGCCATTAATGATCTGGCAGACGCAAAAACTTTATCACATCTTCTTAAATACGATAGTATTCACGGAGTAAGCGCTAAGGAAATTAGCTTTCGCGAAAGCGTACTCATCGTCAACAAAAAAGAAATACCATTGTACAACTTTGAGGATATTGAGCTTATTCCATGGAAGAACTCGCAACCAGATATCGTTATTGAGAGCACTGGAAAGTTCAAAACAAAGAAAGAACTTGAAAAGCATATTGTAAGCGGGGCAAAAAAAGTGATTTTGAGCGTACCACCAGCAGACGAAGATATTCCTATGGTTGTTCTTGGAGTTAATAATGGCGATCTAGATGGTACAGAAACCATCATCTCAAACGCCTCTTGCACCACAAACAATGCAGCCCCTATGGTTCAAATCATAGACAAATTGTGTGGTATTGATCAAGCATATATTACCACAATACACTCCTACACCACAGACCAGACTCTTCACGATCAACCTCATCGTGATTTACGTAGATCACGTGCAGCAAGCCAAAGCATTATTCCTACTACGACTGGAGCCGCAAAAGCACTTACTAAAATTTTTCCACACCTTGCTAGCGTTATTGGAGGCTGTGGCATTAGAGTCCCTGTACCCAATGGATCCCTTACAGACATAACTTTTAATGTAAAAAAAGATACCACCATAGAAGAGGTGAATATGGCAATGAAGAAAGCTTCTCTAGGTAGGTATAAAGACATACTTGCTTTTACAGAAGATCCTATTGTATCTATTGATATTATAGGGAACCCTCACTCCTGTGTTTTTGATGCACAAATGACATCTGTAATAGGGAAAATGGTAAAAATCATAGGCTGGTATGATAATGAGATGGGATATTCTAGTAGAATAGTAGACTTAATTTTACAGATCTCTACAAAATAA
- the lipA gene encoding lipoyl synthase produces the protein MQEELTITKPERVPKPKWLRVKLPTGKKYTDLRTLVDKYNLNTICTSGSCPNMGECWSEGTATFMILGNVCTRSCGFCGVKTGRPEQVDWEEPEKVARSIKLMDIKHAVITSVDRDDLKDMGTIIWAETVQAIRRMNPKTTLETLIPDFQGREDLLDRIVAVHPEVVSHNMETVKRLTREVRIQAKYERSLGVLKYLKEAGITRTKSGIMLGLGETEREVIKTLEDLREVNLDIVTIGQYLQPSKKHLPVKQFITPDQFQKYEKIGLEMGFRHVESGALVRSSYKAQKHLT, from the coding sequence ATGCAAGAAGAACTTACAATTACTAAACCAGAGAGAGTACCTAAGCCTAAATGGCTTCGAGTAAAACTCCCCACTGGAAAAAAATATACAGATTTACGTACACTTGTAGACAAGTACAACTTAAATACGATCTGCACATCGGGAAGTTGCCCTAATATGGGAGAGTGTTGGAGTGAAGGAACTGCCACCTTTATGATATTAGGAAATGTCTGTACGAGATCGTGTGGTTTTTGCGGTGTAAAAACTGGAAGGCCAGAGCAAGTAGATTGGGAAGAACCTGAAAAAGTAGCTCGATCCATAAAATTGATGGATATTAAGCATGCAGTGATTACCTCTGTAGATCGTGACGATCTTAAAGACATGGGAACCATTATTTGGGCAGAAACTGTTCAAGCCATACGACGTATGAACCCAAAAACCACCCTTGAAACCCTCATTCCAGATTTTCAAGGTAGAGAAGATTTGCTAGACAGAATTGTTGCGGTACACCCAGAGGTGGTATCACATAATATGGAAACTGTAAAAAGGCTAACGAGAGAAGTGCGTATTCAAGCAAAATATGAACGCAGTTTAGGAGTTTTAAAATATCTAAAAGAAGCGGGGATTACAAGAACTAAATCTGGAATAATGCTAGGCTTAGGGGAAACAGAAAGGGAAGTTATAAAAACTCTAGAAGACCTTCGCGAGGTAAACCTTGATATTGTTACTATAGGGCAATACTTACAGCCTTCAAAAAAACATTTACCTGTAAAACAATTTATCACTCCAGATCAATTTCAAAAATACGAAAAAATTGGGCTAGAGATGGGATTTCGCCATGTGGAAAGTGGGGCTTTAGTTAGGTCGTCTTACAAAGCTCAAAAGCATCTTACTTAA
- the ftsH gene encoding ATP-dependent zinc metalloprotease FtsH — translation MSTEKKKNTSTTPPNKPKFSSYWIYGLIIIIFIAISMLTGSSGIGEPKKTSIYQFEEYLKNGDVDRVEIINKNAVKVYLTKEAESKEIHNKNRGTGFLAPSAAAPDYRFEIGDLQNFENDVNQIIDENNLDTRLTYETEGDMWGLVASFLPFILIIGLWIFIMRRMSAGGGGGPGGQIFNIGKSKAKLFDEKTDVKTTFKDVAGLEGAKEEIQEIVDFLKNPEKYTSLGGKIPKGALLVGQPGTGKTLLAKAVAGEAKVPFFSLSGSDFVEMFVGVGASRVRDLFKQAKEKSPAIIFIDEIDAIGRARGKSNFSGGNDERENTLNQLLTEMDGFGTNTNVIVLAATNRADVLDKALMRAGRFDRQIYVDLPDVRERKEIFEVHLRPLKKVDDELDIEFLAKQTPGFSGADIANMCNEAALIAARKGNKAVGKQDFLDAVDRIVGGLEKKNKIITPEEKKAIAFHEAGHATVSWMLEHAAPLVKVTIVPRGQSLGAAWYLPEERLIVRPEQMLDEMCAALGGRAAEKVMFNQISTGALSDLEKVTKQARMMVTVYGLNDKVGNLTYYDSTGQSESSFTKPYSERTAELIDKEISIIIEEQYQRAIDLLTKEKDKLTQLAELLLEKEVIFKDNLEEIFGERPFGKKEAIEDIA, via the coding sequence ATGTCTACAGAAAAGAAAAAGAATACATCTACAACACCTCCAAATAAACCTAAATTTAGCTCTTACTGGATTTACGGACTTATTATTATCATCTTTATTGCTATTAGTATGCTTACAGGCAGTAGTGGTATAGGAGAGCCTAAAAAAACATCTATTTACCAATTTGAAGAATATCTAAAGAATGGTGATGTAGATCGGGTAGAGATCATTAATAAAAATGCTGTAAAAGTATATCTTACAAAAGAGGCAGAGTCTAAAGAGATTCATAATAAAAATAGAGGGACGGGTTTTTTAGCCCCATCTGCAGCAGCGCCAGATTATCGTTTTGAAATTGGAGATTTGCAAAATTTTGAAAATGATGTAAATCAAATCATAGATGAAAATAACTTGGATACTCGACTCACCTACGAAACAGAGGGTGATATGTGGGGTCTAGTTGCTAGTTTTCTTCCATTTATACTAATTATTGGTCTTTGGATATTTATCATGAGACGTATGTCTGCTGGTGGTGGTGGTGGTCCAGGAGGTCAAATATTTAATATAGGTAAATCTAAGGCAAAGCTTTTTGATGAGAAAACAGACGTAAAAACAACATTTAAGGATGTGGCTGGTCTTGAAGGGGCAAAAGAAGAGATACAAGAGATTGTGGATTTCTTAAAAAATCCTGAGAAGTATACAAGTCTTGGAGGAAAAATTCCAAAAGGCGCTTTGTTAGTTGGGCAGCCAGGAACTGGTAAGACATTGCTGGCAAAGGCAGTGGCTGGAGAAGCTAAAGTTCCATTTTTCTCACTATCAGGGTCTGATTTTGTGGAGATGTTTGTGGGGGTGGGTGCATCTCGTGTCCGTGATTTATTTAAACAAGCCAAAGAAAAATCACCTGCAATTATATTTATCGATGAGATTGATGCAATAGGTAGGGCTAGAGGTAAAAGTAATTTTTCTGGCGGGAATGATGAAAGAGAGAATACACTCAATCAATTACTCACAGAAATGGATGGTTTTGGTACAAACACAAACGTTATTGTGCTTGCAGCAACAAACCGAGCAGATGTGTTGGATAAAGCGTTGATGCGCGCCGGTCGTTTTGATAGACAGATATATGTTGATTTGCCTGACGTTAGAGAACGTAAGGAAATATTCGAAGTACATTTGAGGCCTCTAAAAAAAGTAGATGATGAACTTGATATTGAGTTTTTAGCAAAACAGACACCTGGTTTTTCTGGAGCAGATATTGCTAATATGTGTAACGAGGCTGCGCTTATAGCTGCTCGTAAAGGTAACAAAGCAGTAGGAAAGCAGGATTTTCTTGATGCTGTTGATCGTATCGTAGGAGGACTAGAAAAGAAAAATAAGATTATTACTCCAGAAGAGAAAAAAGCAATCGCTTTTCATGAGGCGGGTCATGCGACTGTGAGTTGGATGCTTGAGCACGCTGCCCCACTAGTTAAAGTAACAATTGTTCCGAGAGGACAGTCTTTAGGTGCGGCATGGTATCTCCCAGAAGAGCGGTTGATTGTTAGACCTGAGCAAATGTTAGATGAGATGTGTGCTGCATTGGGAGGAAGAGCCGCAGAGAAAGTAATGTTTAATCAGATTTCTACTGGAGCTTTAAGTGATCTTGAAAAGGTTACAAAACAAGCTCGAATGATGGTGACTGTATACGGTCTTAATGATAAGGTGGGGAATCTTACTTATTATGATAGTACAGGACAATCTGAAAGTAGTTTTACAAAGCCATACAGTGAACGCACTGCAGAGCTAATTGATAAGGAAATCTCAATTATAATTGAGGAACAATATCAACGTGCAATTGATCTTTTAACAAAGGAAAAAGATAAGCTAACTCAATTAGCAGAGTTGTTGCTAGAAAAAGAAGTTATTTTTAAGGATAATCTAGAAGAAATTTTTGGAGAAAGACCCTTTGGAAAAAAAGAAGCTATCGAAGATATAGCGTAA
- the lpxK gene encoding tetraacyldisaccharide 4'-kinase, producing MRKLRLLLFPFSIIYYVVTLLRNRLYNSDILSSKKYDLPIICVGNLSVGGTGKSPMTEYIIRLLVNDSNVATLSRGYGRHTKGYRDVSPSDPVRKVGDEPLQFAQKFKELSVAVCEDRQLGIETLLTKENKPDIILLDDAFQHRKVEAGFNVLLTAYGDLYCDDYLLPAGNLREPKSGAKRAQVIVVTKCPDTLTIDEEREIKNKLDLSVSQKLFFSKITYDAQVFSTKGGVQLNSLKTKKVTLVTGIANPSLFVQHIALQGVSFTHKQYKDHHNFSKNELEELEELECILTTEKDYVRLRPMLKKVKLFYLPIKIELIKDAALFDAMIYNCVREEKR from the coding sequence ATGAGGAAACTACGTCTTTTGCTTTTTCCATTTTCGATTATCTATTATGTGGTTACGCTGTTGCGAAATAGACTATATAATAGCGATATTTTATCCTCAAAAAAATATGATTTACCTATAATTTGCGTAGGAAATCTAAGCGTTGGGGGTACTGGTAAATCTCCAATGACAGAGTATATTATAAGACTACTTGTAAATGATAGTAATGTAGCTACATTAAGTCGTGGATATGGAAGGCATACTAAAGGATATAGGGATGTCTCTCCATCCGATCCTGTAAGAAAAGTAGGAGATGAGCCTCTACAATTTGCTCAAAAATTTAAGGAGTTGAGTGTAGCAGTATGTGAAGACCGGCAGTTAGGGATTGAGACTTTATTGACAAAAGAAAATAAACCAGATATAATACTTCTGGATGATGCTTTTCAGCATCGTAAAGTAGAAGCTGGATTTAACGTATTACTTACAGCTTATGGTGATTTGTACTGTGATGATTATCTCCTACCTGCTGGAAATTTAAGAGAACCTAAAAGTGGTGCTAAAAGGGCTCAGGTCATAGTAGTTACAAAATGCCCAGATACATTAACTATTGATGAGGAGAGAGAAATTAAAAATAAACTTGATTTAAGTGTAAGTCAAAAATTATTTTTTTCAAAAATCACATATGATGCTCAGGTATTCTCTACTAAAGGCGGGGTGCAATTAAATAGTTTAAAGACAAAAAAAGTGACTCTTGTAACTGGTATTGCAAATCCTTCCCTATTTGTGCAGCACATAGCTCTGCAAGGCGTTTCTTTTACACATAAACAATATAAAGATCATCATAATTTTTCTAAAAATGAACTAGAAGAGCTAGAGGAGTTAGAGTGTATCTTAACCACCGAAAAGGATTATGTGAGGTTACGCCCAATGCTGAAAAAAGTAAAGCTTTTTTATTTACCAATAAAAATAGAATTGATTAAGGATGCTGCCTTATTTGATGCCATGATTTATAACTGTGTACGGGAGGAAAAAAGGTAG
- a CDS encoding biotin--[acetyl-CoA-carboxylase] ligase, whose protein sequence is MRIDKLHTIDSTNDYLKRISKKENTQEDMVVWAKNQTAGRGQMGTKWMTQTDKNLTFSVYRKIQRITIDEQFFALMAASLAIKDVLTKLLIKNVRVKWPNDILTDNDKICGILIESVIKKGRLDAMIIGVGLNVNQTEWSHLPRATSIKKQTGIHFKLEEILQMLLEQFRHYVQLLIDGKFEKIKKDYENCLFKRNKPATFLKPNGEKFVGIIKGTTNSGKLILLQENDVLKEYDLKELQLLY, encoded by the coding sequence ATGCGCATAGACAAACTTCATACCATTGATTCTACAAACGATTACCTCAAACGTATTTCAAAAAAAGAAAATACCCAAGAAGATATGGTGGTATGGGCAAAAAACCAAACTGCAGGTCGCGGACAAATGGGTACCAAATGGATGACCCAGACTGATAAAAACCTGACATTCAGTGTTTACAGAAAAATACAACGTATCACTATAGACGAGCAATTCTTTGCACTAATGGCCGCTTCCCTTGCCATAAAAGATGTACTCACTAAACTCTTAATTAAAAACGTACGTGTTAAATGGCCTAACGACATATTGACAGATAACGACAAGATATGCGGAATTCTTATAGAAAGTGTCATTAAAAAGGGTAGGCTTGATGCAATGATTATAGGCGTGGGTCTAAACGTTAATCAAACAGAATGGAGCCACCTTCCTAGAGCCACCTCCATAAAAAAGCAAACTGGAATTCATTTCAAACTAGAGGAAATTCTTCAAATGCTGTTAGAGCAGTTTCGACATTATGTACAGCTACTTATTGATGGCAAGTTTGAAAAAATCAAAAAAGATTATGAAAATTGCCTTTTTAAAAGAAATAAGCCCGCTACATTTTTGAAGCCAAATGGAGAAAAATTTGTTGGAATCATCAAAGGGACCACTAATAGTGGCAAATTAATTTTACTCCAAGAAAATGATGTTCTTAAAGAGTATGATTTGAAAGAATTACAACTACTCTATTAA